A single Theropithecus gelada isolate Dixy chromosome 7b, Tgel_1.0, whole genome shotgun sequence DNA region contains:
- the KLHL33 gene encoding kelch-like protein 33 — translation MLLSGMRESQGTEVSLRTISTQDLRLLVSFAYSGVVRARWPGLLRAAQAALQYQSSSCLDLCQKGLARGLSPARCLALFPMAEAPGLERLWSKARHYLLTHLPAVALCPVFPSLPAACLAELLDSDELHVQEEFEAFVAARCWLAANPETQESEAKALLQCVRFGRMSTRELRRVRAAGLPPPLTRDLLHQLMVEADVPGQERRREPDRALVVIGGDGLRPDMALRQPSQAVWWVRAFRCGVGLVRTVEWGQLPALPAPGRFRHGAASLAGSELYVCGGQDFYSHSNTLASTLRWEPSQEDWEEMAPLSQARSLFPLVALDGQLYALGGRHNGVALDSVEAYNPELDVWRPAPALPAPCFAHAAAILEGQLYVSGGCGGTGQYLASFLHYDPKLEKPGTFLSPMGVPRAGHVMAALGGRVYVAGGLGETGDLLSFEAYELRTDSWTHLAPLPSPHVGAAGAVLQGELLVLGGYSHRTYALSHLIHAYCPGLGRWLCLGTLPRPRAEMPACILTLPTVQHIAVVPTPHQTKPAG, via the exons ATGCTCCTGAGCGGAATGAGGGAATCCCAGGGCACAGAGGTATCTCTGAGGACCATCTCCACCCAGGACCTGCGACTTCTCGTCTCTTTTGCTTACTCTGGAGTTGTGCGGGCAAGGTGGCCAGGACTACTGAGAGCTGCCCAGGCTGCTTTGCAGTACCAGAGCTCTTCCTGTCTGGATTTGTGTCAGAAAGGCTTGGCACGGGGCCTCAGCCCTGCCCGTTGCCTGGCCCTGTTCCCCATGGCTGAAGCCCCTGGGTTGGAGAGGCTCTGGAGCAAAGCCCGTCACTACCTCCTCACCCACCTGCCTGCTGTAGCCTTGTGTCCTGTTTTCCCTTCTTTACCAGCTGCCTGCTTGGCTGAGCTCCTGGATAGTGATGAGCTCCATGTGCAGGAGGAGTTTGAGGCCTTTGTGGCTGCACGGTGTTGGCTAGCTGCCAACCCTGagacccaggagtcagaggccaAGGCCCTGCTGCAATGCGTCCGCTTTGGCCGCATGTCCACCAGGGAGTTGCGGAGGGTGCGGGCAGCCGGGCTACCTCCACCCCTGACCCGGGATCTGTTGCACCAGCTGATGGTAGAGGCTGATGTTCCAGGCCAAGAGAGACGGAGGGAGCCTGACCGGGCACTGGTAGTGATTGGCGGGGATGGGCTCAGACCAGACATGGCCCTAAGACAACCATCCCAAGCAGTGTGGTGGGTCCGGGCCTTCCGCTGTGGTGTGGGACTGGTACGAACTGTTGAGTGGGGGCAGTtgcctgccctgcctgccccaggACGCTTCCGGCATGGGGCTGCGAGCCTAGCAGGAAGTGAACTCTATGTGTGTGGGGGACAAGATTTCTACAGTCACTCCAACACCCTGGCTTCAACTCTCAG GTGGGAGCCCAGTCAAGAGGACTGGGAGGAGATGGCTCCTTTGTCCCAGGCTCGAAGCCTTTTCCCGTTGGTGGCACTGGATGGACAACTTTATGCCCTGGGTGGAAGACACAATGGTGTTGCCCTGGACTCTGTGGAGGCCTACAACCCTGAGCTCGACGTCTGGAG GCCAGCACCTGCACTTCCAGCACCGTGTTTTGCCCACGCAGCTGCGATTTTGGAGGGCCAATTGTATGTGAGCGGTGGCTGTGGTGGGACTGGCCAATACCTGGCCTCATTCCTGCACTATGACCCCAAACTTGAGAAGccagggacatttctgagccctaTGGGGGTACCTCGGGCTGGCCATGTCATGGCTGCATTGGGTGGGCGGGTGTATGTGGCAGGTGGGCTGGGTGAGACTGGGGACCTGCTAAGCTTTGAGGCCTATGAACTAAGGACTGATAGCTGGACTCACCTggcacccctcccctccccccatgTGGGAGCTGCAGGTGCTGTGCTGCAGGGGGAGCTACTGGTGCTGGGGGGCTACAGTCACCGTACTTACGCACTCTCCCACCTTATCCATGCCTACTGTCCTGGCCTGGGCCGATGGCTTTGCCTGGGAACTCTGCCAAGGCCTCGGGCTGAGATGCCTGCCTGCATCCTGACACTGCCCACTGTGCAGCACATAGCTGTGGTTCCCACCCCACACCAAACCAAACCTGCTGGGTGA